A genome region from Halorussus pelagicus includes the following:
- a CDS encoding V-type ATP synthase subunit F, whose amino-acid sequence MSQEIAVVGSPEFTTGFRLAGVRKFENVPEDEKETELDDAVTRVLDDDEVGIVVMHDEDLDYLSRQVRQSVETSVEPTMVSIGGGAGSGGLRDKIKRAIGIDLMDEDEQGDNE is encoded by the coding sequence ATGAGTCAGGAGATCGCCGTCGTGGGCAGTCCGGAGTTTACCACCGGATTCCGCCTCGCTGGCGTCCGGAAGTTCGAGAACGTCCCCGAGGACGAGAAGGAGACGGAACTCGACGACGCAGTGACCCGCGTTCTCGACGACGACGAGGTCGGCATCGTCGTGATGCACGACGAGGACCTCGACTACCTGTCCCGGCAGGTCCGGCAGAGCGTCGAGACGAGCGTCGAACCGACGATGGTCTCCATCGGCGGCGGCGCGGGAAGCGGCGGACTGCGCGACAAGATCAAGCGTGCAATCGGTATCGACCTTATGGACGAAGACGAACAAGGTGACAACGAATGA
- a CDS encoding PKD domain-containing protein — MADLDDDGQAELPYADDGTVKSVDATGENRTLASGVAESPTLLGVGDWDGNGRVGVLYANASDGDSLYRAEVGTTPQRVLDVPASAVLGVTTFDADSDTDIVFVGESGGLKYFDEGRVRSTGYYDVGATDAFGAGRPADFDGDGRARVPVVDTDGNLVLVGYDGERRVVRADYDTAANAPLAAFDWMGDETPEIVHVGANGRLRYAALNGTVDLVRDANGSAISADSAVGVSGFPQTNRTLPETPSAPSLLTPTNSLTNATTIHEITYRVGENSTLAGESVANVEVRYQNESADVRGVTTADVVAGIDRDGDGAIDSGLNATDSIDSVSSDGNHTLKFSLNGTDAAQADDTLVVRYGNVTNPTTAGKYAVGVAVDDATEKSGYLDIDAPTTGPVEATVTRVGPNKMTVTAPTVSSGNLLTADLAETAVADETGVSLHRLNVTFGTDAHTNATLTRSENFSVPAVGDTDSNVTGLSHFRFSGDSPTSADVRNARVRFSVSAQKVSQDLDEVGLYRYANDSWTRLPTTLIAVNESTYTFAADSPGVGQFAVAAEDGLEQAPDAIQSVEIIDELDRDGDGNVSDFALRIEANTSVALDNGSVGDPYYEVYVGGERRRILGVTAENESNETVVLSSRELDAEAGERNVRVALWDDDEYDANESGRDKADTWSGTVAYEPTKKDATTNATNLSLAIDSGDIYEEMHNRSLNASFWDGRAGTYANESAELVRKELETKVESLSWGLVDVGTNDSAAEQRQSFYKKLEKKSISKSYEKLDPRLASQYSFTMKTLSHSRTFVHLTTSAEYFIRGAQSDAVARHLDDPGYNGRNYTRLHENLQALSTNSEELESAKATNDTARVNELLKQRQHLLEETYKLVPAYADETHQSVVQDLAGEEDLQSYEVTRQLLDRLRLVLQVDYSSTTEELTDSRDTLAGTKDMPTNGWTVQYSLRDALADSWDEYLAHPKTGSQNLGEVFAEALTPKELYSDADRYGESVVYDSMDGFEDYTVYRIDIDPETADRSNRKLSVKLARPNARVSSSAVSTFDAVLTGEPPEDVSTVEGTELIPVESDDAISQKRTIDATKDTYYLTVRSNISIGMYQLLATTNRKGTTGGPGGTAVEVLDRQGSDSQRPALTLEDAPEAQQLRHGQTVHVSSDESVPLSWHTWDVASDPEELEYKYRVSNDTGTSDWSSWQSVGPTGNIDQFLSLSPGYHDVQMVVRDQKGYRTERIVTIKTDVTAPRISVSSVGNERSPLVRTLVNERIRYVEYQYHDANETGNWTDWQRITNTEELGLLPFEAGPGTYELRGRAVDLAGRKSDWNATVFTVNETTTNHTTFPIENRDGNVTENGTVAGNGTVSFNASNATGSDGGFDGWREIDLGVGGIDGNTTMTIWADTRQFPRVKIASINLTADENITLTELIPPRLWANTEIIIEFRGDGTADLKHINLTRATPMFVNATPSSPAVGENVRFEASTVEGYRDQIRSVEWDVDDDGSYEATGWNVSRSFPSKGTKTVRMRGTNTHNETVVVTKTIEVNARPTVTVNGTDTVRTYETATVEVVNASDSDGTVVGYEWDVDDDGVYERSGRKVNPVFADDGPRQVTVRVTDDANGTATATHTVNVTNRPPSSAVDQSVVRADEPVTLSATETTDIDGTVVGYEWDTDGDGSYETTDESVSAQFNETGPTNVTLRVTDDDGATNTTTETLTVTYPPSVEIRDPGNVTEDTRQTFEADATNPDGTIASYDWTLGDLTAGSGPTVNHTYTSAGYYTITVTVEGQQGLTASDSVNVTVNSPPSAYLVANATVLNTSEAVELDGRSSLDPNDGDSLTYDWTFGDGATAPDSNTSVVHRYDSAGVYDAELRVTDEFGASDSASVNLTVDDAPTAAGNVTPTEPNPNETVTFDASASSDPNANDSLTYEWEFGDNATATGMNVSHAYESGGNYSVTLTVTDSYGKSDTENWTVSVNHAPIANATATPSSVNVSETVTFDASGSSDPDGDALTYEWDFDGDGTYDATGVTASHSYTETGIYDTTVTVTDEYGATAIDTVTVTVEESIPTNGLVANWELNGDATDSVGSNDGTIHGDVSFVSGKQGEAASFDGSGDYIRSDDFSPSGDYTIATWVKPSSVQIQGILGDSMTGDGWFLELRDTGEAKFGFNDGHPNAITSGFDYQPNSWYHVVGVWRNGEEQVWVNGRLVATYDNGVKNDAGALHIGRQTNGGSDFHGLIDDGRYYNRSLSQSEIENLYNTTK, encoded by the coding sequence ATGGCTGACCTCGATGACGACGGCCAGGCGGAACTCCCGTACGCCGACGACGGCACCGTAAAGTCAGTTGACGCCACCGGCGAAAATCGGACGTTGGCGTCAGGTGTCGCCGAGAGTCCGACGCTTCTCGGTGTCGGCGACTGGGACGGTAACGGTCGCGTCGGCGTACTCTACGCCAACGCCAGCGACGGCGACTCTCTCTATCGCGCCGAAGTCGGAACGACTCCCCAGCGGGTTCTCGACGTGCCCGCGTCGGCAGTTCTCGGTGTCACTACCTTTGACGCCGACAGCGACACGGACATCGTGTTCGTGGGCGAGTCAGGCGGTCTCAAGTATTTCGACGAGGGTCGCGTCCGAAGTACGGGGTACTACGATGTCGGTGCGACTGACGCCTTCGGTGCGGGGAGACCGGCCGACTTCGACGGCGATGGGCGTGCGCGCGTGCCAGTCGTAGACACCGACGGCAACCTCGTCCTCGTCGGCTACGACGGTGAGCGTCGAGTGGTGAGGGCCGATTACGACACGGCGGCGAATGCTCCACTCGCGGCGTTCGACTGGATGGGCGACGAGACGCCCGAAATCGTCCACGTCGGCGCCAACGGTCGGTTGCGATACGCCGCGTTGAACGGGACAGTGGATCTCGTGCGCGATGCGAACGGATCGGCGATCTCCGCCGACAGCGCGGTCGGTGTGAGTGGGTTCCCGCAGACGAACCGCACTCTCCCCGAGACGCCGAGTGCGCCGTCGCTCCTCACGCCGACGAACTCACTCACGAACGCCACGACCATCCACGAGATTACGTATCGAGTCGGAGAGAACTCGACGCTCGCGGGTGAGTCGGTCGCCAACGTCGAGGTACGGTATCAGAACGAAAGCGCCGACGTTCGCGGTGTCACCACCGCCGACGTTGTCGCGGGTATCGACCGTGACGGTGACGGCGCTATCGATTCGGGGCTGAACGCCACGGATAGCATCGATTCGGTATCGTCGGACGGTAACCACACGCTGAAATTCTCGCTCAACGGCACCGACGCCGCACAGGCCGACGACACGCTCGTCGTCAGATACGGAAACGTCACCAATCCCACCACTGCGGGCAAGTACGCGGTCGGAGTCGCAGTGGACGACGCGACGGAGAAATCAGGGTATCTCGACATCGACGCGCCGACGACCGGTCCGGTCGAGGCGACCGTGACGAGAGTCGGGCCGAACAAGATGACCGTCACGGCTCCGACCGTCTCGTCGGGCAACCTCCTGACTGCGGACCTCGCCGAGACGGCGGTAGCCGACGAAACCGGGGTGAGTCTCCATCGACTGAACGTGACGTTCGGAACTGACGCCCACACTAACGCCACGCTGACTCGCTCCGAGAACTTCTCCGTACCGGCAGTGGGCGATACCGATTCGAACGTGACTGGTCTGAGCCACTTCCGGTTCTCCGGGGACTCTCCGACCTCCGCCGACGTACGGAACGCTCGGGTTCGGTTCTCCGTGAGCGCCCAGAAGGTGTCGCAAGACCTCGACGAAGTGGGCCTGTACCGATACGCGAACGACTCGTGGACCCGGTTGCCAACGACGCTAATCGCGGTCAACGAATCGACGTACACGTTCGCCGCGGACTCGCCCGGTGTCGGTCAGTTCGCGGTGGCGGCCGAGGACGGACTTGAACAGGCACCCGACGCAATTCAGTCGGTCGAGATAATCGACGAACTTGACCGAGATGGCGACGGAAACGTCTCGGACTTCGCGCTCCGCATCGAGGCGAACACGAGCGTCGCCCTCGATAACGGAAGCGTCGGCGACCCCTACTACGAAGTCTACGTCGGCGGCGAGCGACGCCGGATTCTCGGCGTCACCGCCGAGAACGAGAGCAACGAGACCGTCGTTCTCAGCTCGCGGGAGTTGGACGCCGAGGCTGGCGAGCGTAACGTTCGCGTGGCTCTGTGGGACGATGATGAGTACGACGCTAACGAGTCCGGCCGAGATAAAGCCGATACGTGGTCCGGGACAGTCGCGTACGAACCGACGAAGAAAGACGCGACCACGAACGCCACGAACCTCAGTCTCGCTATCGACTCGGGCGACATCTACGAGGAGATGCACAACCGGTCGCTGAACGCCAGTTTCTGGGACGGGAGAGCGGGAACGTACGCCAACGAGAGCGCCGAACTCGTCCGCAAGGAACTGGAAACGAAAGTCGAATCGCTCTCGTGGGGACTGGTCGATGTCGGAACGAACGATAGCGCGGCTGAGCAACGCCAGAGCTTCTACAAGAAGTTAGAGAAGAAAAGCATCTCGAAGAGCTACGAGAAGCTAGACCCGAGACTGGCCAGTCAGTATTCGTTCACCATGAAGACCTTGTCGCACTCGCGGACGTTTGTCCATCTTACCACGTCGGCGGAATACTTTATCCGCGGCGCGCAGAGCGATGCCGTCGCACGTCATCTCGATGACCCCGGTTACAACGGCCGGAACTACACTCGCCTCCACGAAAACCTACAGGCGCTCTCTACGAACTCCGAGGAGTTGGAGTCGGCCAAGGCGACTAACGACACCGCTCGCGTGAACGAACTCCTCAAACAGCGACAGCACCTCCTCGAAGAGACGTACAAACTTGTTCCGGCGTACGCCGACGAGACCCACCAGAGCGTCGTTCAGGACCTCGCAGGGGAGGAAGACCTCCAGTCCTACGAAGTCACTCGACAGCTACTTGACCGTCTTCGTCTGGTACTCCAAGTGGACTACAGCTCCACGACCGAAGAGCTAACCGACAGTCGAGACACACTCGCCGGAACGAAAGACATGCCGACGAACGGGTGGACCGTCCAGTATTCGCTCCGGGACGCGCTCGCGGATTCGTGGGACGAGTACCTCGCTCACCCGAAAACGGGTTCACAGAACCTCGGCGAGGTGTTCGCCGAGGCACTCACCCCGAAAGAACTGTACTCCGACGCCGACCGGTACGGCGAATCGGTCGTCTACGACTCGATGGACGGGTTCGAGGACTACACCGTCTATCGAATCGATATCGACCCCGAGACGGCCGACCGCTCGAACCGGAAACTGTCGGTCAAACTCGCTAGACCGAACGCCAGAGTCTCCTCGTCGGCTGTCAGCACGTTTGACGCGGTACTGACCGGAGAGCCGCCGGAGGACGTGTCAACTGTCGAGGGGACCGAACTAATTCCCGTTGAGAGCGACGACGCGATTAGCCAGAAGCGAACTATCGACGCGACCAAGGATACGTACTATCTCACCGTTCGGTCGAACATCTCCATCGGGATGTACCAGCTACTCGCCACGACTAACCGGAAAGGAACGACGGGCGGTCCCGGTGGCACTGCGGTCGAAGTCCTCGACCGGCAGGGAAGCGACAGCCAGCGTCCCGCACTTACTCTCGAAGACGCCCCCGAGGCACAGCAATTGCGCCACGGCCAGACCGTTCATGTGAGTAGCGACGAGTCGGTCCCGCTCTCGTGGCATACGTGGGACGTTGCGAGCGACCCCGAAGAGTTAGAGTACAAGTACCGAGTCTCGAACGACACCGGAACGTCCGACTGGTCGTCGTGGCAATCAGTCGGCCCAACAGGAAACATCGACCAGTTCCTCTCGCTGTCGCCGGGCTATCACGATGTCCAGATGGTCGTCCGTGACCAGAAAGGCTACCGGACCGAGCGAATCGTCACGATCAAGACCGACGTGACCGCGCCCCGGATTTCGGTCTCGTCGGTCGGTAACGAGCGGTCGCCGCTCGTCCGGACGCTCGTGAACGAGCGGATTCGGTACGTCGAGTACCAGTATCACGACGCCAACGAGACCGGTAACTGGACCGACTGGCAACGAATCACCAACACCGAGGAACTCGGACTGCTCCCCTTCGAGGCCGGACCGGGTACCTACGAACTCCGCGGCCGGGCCGTTGACCTCGCCGGTCGGAAGAGCGACTGGAACGCGACCGTCTTCACGGTCAACGAGACGACGACGAATCACACGACGTTCCCCATCGAGAACCGAGACGGTAACGTGACCGAGAACGGGACGGTCGCCGGAAACGGGACGGTGAGTTTCAACGCGAGTAACGCTACTGGAAGTGACGGCGGATTCGACGGCTGGCGCGAAATCGACCTCGGTGTCGGCGGTATCGACGGTAACACCACGATGACGATTTGGGCGGACACGCGGCAGTTCCCCCGAGTTAAAATCGCGTCCATCAACCTGACCGCCGACGAGAATATCACCCTGACCGAACTCATCCCGCCACGACTCTGGGCCAACACCGAGATTATCATCGAGTTCCGGGGTGACGGAACCGCAGACCTCAAGCACATCAACCTCACGCGTGCGACCCCGATGTTCGTCAACGCGACGCCGAGTTCGCCTGCGGTCGGCGAAAACGTTAGATTCGAGGCCTCGACTGTCGAAGGCTACCGCGACCAGATTCGCTCCGTCGAGTGGGACGTAGACGACGACGGGAGTTACGAGGCGACCGGGTGGAACGTCAGTCGGTCGTTCCCCTCGAAGGGGACGAAAACGGTACGGATGCGCGGGACGAACACCCACAACGAGACGGTCGTCGTCACGAAGACCATCGAGGTGAACGCCAGACCCACCGTTACGGTCAATGGGACCGACACCGTCCGAACCTACGAAACTGCGACCGTCGAAGTTGTCAACGCGAGCGACTCCGACGGAACGGTCGTCGGCTACGAGTGGGACGTAGACGACGACGGCGTCTACGAGCGGTCCGGTCGCAAGGTCAATCCGGTCTTCGCGGACGACGGACCCCGGCAGGTGACGGTTCGCGTCACTGACGACGCGAACGGAACGGCGACTGCGACGCACACCGTCAACGTCACCAATCGTCCCCCGAGTTCGGCCGTGGACCAATCGGTCGTCCGCGCCGACGAACCCGTGACGTTGAGTGCGACCGAGACCACGGACATTGACGGGACGGTCGTCGGCTACGAGTGGGACACCGACGGCGACGGAAGCTATGAGACGACCGACGAGTCCGTTTCGGCGCAGTTCAACGAGACCGGTCCGACGAACGTCACGCTCCGAGTCACCGACGACGACGGCGCGACGAACACGACGACCGAGACGCTGACGGTCACGTATCCGCCGTCGGTCGAGATACGCGACCCCGGAAACGTCACCGAGGATACTCGGCAGACGTTCGAGGCGGACGCGACCAACCCCGACGGAACCATCGCCTCGTACGACTGGACGCTGGGCGACCTGACGGCGGGGTCCGGACCGACCGTCAACCACACGTACACGTCGGCTGGCTACTACACGATTACCGTCACGGTCGAAGGCCAGCAGGGCCTGACCGCCAGCGACTCGGTGAACGTGACGGTGAACAGTCCGCCGAGCGCCTATCTGGTGGCCAACGCGACCGTGCTAAACACCTCGGAAGCCGTCGAACTCGACGGCCGGTCCTCGCTGGACCCCAACGACGGCGACTCGCTCACCTACGACTGGACGTTCGGCGACGGGGCGACCGCGCCCGACTCGAACACTTCGGTCGTCCATCGCTACGACTCGGCCGGTGTGTACGACGCCGAACTGCGCGTCACCGACGAGTTCGGTGCCTCCGACAGCGCCTCGGTCAACCTCACGGTAGACGACGCGCCGACCGCGGCCGGGAACGTGACACCGACCGAACCGAACCCGAACGAGACCGTCACCTTCGACGCCTCGGCGTCGAGCGATCCGAACGCTAACGACTCGCTGACCTACGAGTGGGAGTTCGGCGATAACGCGACCGCGACGGGAATGAACGTCAGCCACGCCTACGAGAGCGGCGGCAACTACTCGGTGACGCTCACCGTGACCGACAGCTACGGGAAATCCGACACCGAAAACTGGACCGTCTCGGTGAACCACGCGCCGATTGCGAACGCGACGGCGACGCCGAGTTCGGTGAACGTGAGCGAGACGGTGACGTTCGACGCGTCGGGGTCGTCGGACCCCGACGGCGACGCGTTGACCTACGAGTGGGACTTCGACGGTGACGGGACGTACGACGCGACTGGCGTAACGGCGAGCCATTCCTACACGGAGACCGGAATATACGACACGACGGTAACTGTCACCGACGAGTACGGTGCAACTGCGATAGACACAGTGACTGTGACGGTGGAAGAGAGTATACCGACGAACGGACTTGTCGCCAACTGGGAACTTAACGGTGACGCGACGGATTCGGTGGGATCGAATGATGGTACTATCCACGGCGACGTGTCGTTTGTTTCCGGCAAGCAGGGCGAAGCAGCGTCGTTCGACGGCAGTGGCGACTACATCCGGTCGGACGACTTCAGTCCGTCCGGTGACTACACAATCGCTACGTGGGTCAAACCATCCTCTGTCCAGATTCAAGGTATTCTCGGAGATTCCATGACCGGGGACGGGTGGTTTTTGGAGTTGCGGGACACTGGCGAAGCTAAATTTGGCTTCAATGACGGCCACCCCAACGCGATTACCTCCGGTTTCGACTACCAGCCAAACAGTTGGTATCACGTCGTTGGCGTTTGGCGAAACGGCGAAGAGCAGGTTTGGGTAAACGGCAGATTAGTCGCAACTTACGACAATGGGGTGAAAAACGATGCAGGTGCGCTCCACATCGGTAGGCAGACTAACGGTGGTAGTGACTTCCACGGACTCATTGACGACGGCCGGTACTACAACCGTTCACTCAGCCAGTCCGAAATAGAAAATCTCTACAACACGACGAAGTAA
- a CDS encoding ATP synthase subunit A: protein MSQATDSDVVREDGVIESVSGPVVTATDLDARMNDVVYVGEEGLMGEVIEIEGNLTTIQVYEETSNVAPGEPVENTGEPLSVDLGPGMLDSIYDGVQRPLTVLEDKMGAFLDRGVDAPGIDLDKTWEFTPEVSEGDTVEPGDILGIVPETESIDHKVMVPPDYEGGEVVSIDSGNFDVEETVVELDNGEEISMRQEWPVREARPSTDKKTPRTPLVTGQRVQDGLFPLAKGGTAAIPGPFGSGKTVTQQQLAKWADADIVVYIGCGERGNEMTEVIDDFPNLEDPVTGKPLMSRTCLIANTSNMPVAARESCVYTGITIAEFYRDMGYDVALMADSTSRWAEAMREISSRLEEMPGEEGYPAYLAARLSEFYERAGYFDNINDTEGSVTVVGAVSPPGGDFSEPVTQNTLRIVKTFWALDADLAERRHFPSINWNESYSLYKEQLDPWFVENVAEDWPEQRQWAVDVLDEEDELQEIVQLVGKDALPEDQQLTLEVARYIREAFLQQNALHDVDTNCPPEKSYLIMGAIRTFNDEAFDALDAGVPVDEITDIDAAPQLNRIATTPDDEADEFVADLEDDIKAQLRDLY, encoded by the coding sequence ATGAGCCAAGCAACTGATTCCGACGTTGTCCGAGAGGACGGCGTCATCGAGAGCGTAAGTGGACCGGTCGTGACCGCCACTGACCTCGACGCCCGGATGAACGACGTGGTGTACGTCGGCGAGGAAGGGCTGATGGGTGAGGTCATCGAGATCGAAGGGAACCTGACGACGATTCAGGTGTACGAGGAAACGTCGAACGTCGCACCGGGCGAACCGGTCGAGAACACCGGCGAACCCCTCTCCGTGGACCTCGGTCCCGGCATGCTGGACTCCATCTACGACGGCGTCCAGCGCCCGCTGACGGTCCTCGAAGACAAGATGGGCGCGTTCCTCGACCGCGGTGTGGACGCACCCGGTATCGACCTCGACAAGACGTGGGAGTTCACTCCCGAAGTCAGCGAGGGCGATACGGTCGAACCCGGCGACATCCTCGGCATCGTGCCCGAGACCGAGAGCATCGACCACAAGGTCATGGTCCCGCCGGACTACGAGGGCGGTGAAGTCGTCTCCATCGACAGCGGTAACTTCGACGTGGAGGAGACGGTCGTCGAACTCGACAACGGCGAAGAGATTTCGATGCGTCAAGAGTGGCCGGTCCGCGAGGCCCGACCCAGCACCGACAAGAAGACGCCCCGAACCCCGCTCGTCACCGGTCAGCGCGTGCAGGACGGCCTGTTCCCGCTGGCGAAGGGCGGGACCGCGGCGATTCCGGGTCCGTTCGGGTCCGGCAAGACCGTGACCCAGCAGCAGCTGGCGAAGTGGGCCGACGCCGACATCGTCGTCTACATCGGCTGTGGCGAGCGTGGCAACGAGATGACCGAGGTCATCGACGACTTCCCGAACCTCGAAGACCCCGTCACCGGGAAGCCGCTGATGTCCCGCACCTGCCTCATCGCCAACACGTCGAACATGCCCGTCGCGGCGCGCGAATCCTGCGTGTACACGGGTATCACCATCGCGGAGTTCTACCGTGACATGGGGTACGACGTGGCGCTGATGGCCGACTCCACCTCGCGGTGGGCCGAGGCCATGCGCGAGATTTCGTCGCGTCTCGAAGAGATGCCCGGCGAAGAGGGCTACCCCGCGTACCTCGCCGCGCGCCTCTCGGAATTCTACGAGCGGGCCGGATACTTCGACAACATCAACGACACCGAGGGGTCTGTCACTGTGGTCGGCGCGGTCTCGCCGCCCGGCGGTGACTTCTCGGAACCCGTCACCCAGAACACCCTGCGTATCGTCAAGACGTTCTGGGCACTCGACGCGGACCTCGCCGAGCGCCGTCACTTCCCCTCGATCAACTGGAACGAGTCGTACTCGCTGTACAAGGAACAGCTCGACCCGTGGTTCGTGGAGAACGTCGCCGAGGACTGGCCCGAACAGCGCCAGTGGGCGGTTGACGTGCTCGACGAGGAAGACGAACTGCAAGAGATCGTTCAGCTCGTCGGTAAGGACGCGCTGCCGGAGGACCAGCAACTCACGCTCGAAGTCGCCCGCTACATCCGCGAGGCGTTCCTCCAGCAGAACGCGCTGCACGACGTGGACACCAACTGTCCGCCCGAGAAGTCCTACCTCATCATGGGCGCAATTCGGACGTTCAACGACGAGGCCTTCGACGCGCTCGACGCTGGCGTCCCGGTGGACGAGATCACGGACATCGACGCCGCGCCCCAGCTGAACCGCATTGCGACGACTCCGGACGACGAAGCCGACGAGTTCGTCGCGGACCTCGAAGACGACATCAAAGCACAGCTCCGAGACCTCTACTAG
- a CDS encoding ATP synthase subunit B, whose translation MKEYQTITEISGPLVFAEVDEPIGYDEIVEIETPNGDTKRGQVLESSDGLVSIQVFEGTEGIDRKSSVRFLGETMKMPVTEDLLGRVLDGSGNPIDGGPEIVPDERRDIVGAAINPTAREYPEEFIQTGVSAIDGMNTLVRGQKLPIFSGSGLPHNELALQIARQATVPEEEEAGEDDEGSEFAVVFGAMGITAEEANEFMEDFERTGALERSVVFTNLADDPAVERTVTPRLALTTAEYLAFDKGYHVLVILTDMTNYCEALREIGAAREEVPGRRGYPGYMYTDLAQLYERAGRIEGREGSVTQIPILTMPGDDDTHPIPDLTGYITEGQIYIDRDLNSQGVVPPIDVLPSLSRLMDDGIGEGLTREDHGDVSDQMYAAYAEGEDLRDLVNIVGREALSERDNKFLDFADRFEEEFVDQGFDTNRDIDETLDIGWDLLNMLPKEALNRIDEELIEEHYEGEDAEEVAAD comes from the coding sequence ATGAAAGAGTACCAAACGATTACGGAAATCAGCGGCCCGCTGGTGTTCGCGGAAGTGGACGAACCCATCGGTTACGACGAGATCGTCGAAATCGAGACGCCGAACGGCGACACCAAGCGAGGACAGGTCCTCGAATCGAGCGACGGTCTCGTCTCGATTCAGGTGTTCGAGGGTACCGAGGGTATCGACCGGAAATCTTCGGTCCGATTCCTCGGCGAGACGATGAAGATGCCCGTCACCGAGGACCTGCTCGGTCGCGTCCTTGACGGTTCCGGCAACCCCATCGACGGCGGCCCGGAAATCGTCCCGGACGAGCGACGAGACATCGTCGGTGCGGCGATCAACCCGACCGCCCGCGAGTACCCCGAAGAGTTCATCCAGACCGGTGTGTCGGCCATCGACGGCATGAACACGCTGGTCCGCGGTCAGAAGCTCCCCATCTTCTCCGGGTCCGGTCTGCCCCACAACGAACTCGCGCTCCAGATTGCGCGACAGGCGACCGTGCCGGAAGAAGAGGAAGCGGGCGAGGACGACGAAGGCTCCGAGTTCGCAGTGGTCTTCGGCGCGATGGGTATCACGGCCGAAGAGGCCAACGAGTTCATGGAGGACTTCGAGCGAACGGGCGCGCTCGAACGCTCGGTGGTCTTCACGAACCTCGCGGACGACCCCGCAGTCGAGCGGACGGTCACGCCGCGCCTCGCGCTCACCACCGCGGAGTACCTCGCGTTCGACAAGGGCTACCACGTACTGGTCATCCTCACGGACATGACCAACTACTGTGAGGCTCTACGCGAAATCGGTGCGGCCCGCGAAGAGGTGCCGGGCCGCCGTGGCTACCCCGGTTACATGTACACCGACCTCGCACAGCTCTACGAGCGTGCGGGTCGTATCGAGGGCCGGGAGGGGTCCGTCACCCAGATTCCCATCCTCACGATGCCGGGCGACGACGACACCCACCCCATTCCGGACCTGACCGGATACATCACCGAGGGTCAGATTTACATCGACCGCGACCTCAACTCGCAGGGCGTCGTTCCGCCAATCGACGTTCTGCCGAGCCTCTCGCGCCTGATGGACGACGGTATCGGCGAGGGGCTGACCCGCGAAGACCACGGCGACGTGTCCGACCAGATGTACGCCGCGTACGCGGAAGGTGAGGACCTCCGCGACCTCGTGAACATCGTCGGCCGCGAAGCACTGAGCGAACGCGACAACAAGTTCCTTGACTTCGCCGACCGGTTCGAAGAGGAGTTCGTGGACCAAGGCTTCGACACGAACCGCGACATCGACGAGACGCTGGACATCGGCTGGGACCTCCTGAACATGCTGCCCAAGGAGGCGCTCAACCGTATCGACGAGGAACTCATCGAAGAGCACTACGAAGGAGAAGACGCCGAAGAAGTCGCCGCGGACTGA